From the Pomacea canaliculata isolate SZHN2017 linkage group LG14, ASM307304v1, whole genome shotgun sequence genome, one window contains:
- the LOC112555418 gene encoding uncharacterized protein LOC112555418 isoform X1, producing the protein MHRSFWRMLTTSLVALALLLNLGVAQNTNIPTCTNTPDPVQRRVWECPPRAVCADEWLVVRDWQNGTMCRERRVMNNCQCPTDHTCPVGNSAHLLHVNAKHRQYLCEPKCNIDMCGSANRRNAEEMVQQSDGPTFYRINCRCPGHNYPLESVPGELRRATRFFRIRFHFQGTGPVQSIHEYRCSNAGTIFTTRSDTCPDTGSVRLR; encoded by the exons ATGCATCGCAGTTTCTGGAG gATGCTGACTACAAGTCTAGTGGCTCTGGCGCTCCTTCTCAACTTAGGGGTGGCCCAGAACACAAACATACCCACTTGTACTAATACACCCGATCCCGTTCAG AGGCGTGTGTGGGAGTGTCCACCTCGTGCTGTGTGTGCGGACGAGTGGCTGGTCGTGAGGGACTGGCAGAACGGTACAATGTGTCGCGAGCGCCGTGTGATGAACAACTGCCAGTGTCCAACTGACCACACGTGTCCTGTCGGCAACTCAGCTCACCTTCTCCACGTCAACGCCAAGCACAG ACAGTATTTGTGTGAACCTAAATGCAATATAGACATGTGCGGATCAGCCAATCGCAGAAATGCAGAGGAGATGGTGCAGCAGTCGGATGGCCCGACCTTCTACCGT ATCAACTGTCGCTGTCCGGGCCATAACTATCCACTGGAATCTGTGCCCGGTGAGCTTCGGCGTGCCACGCGGTTCTTTCGCATTCGCTTCCATTTTCAAGGAACGGGACCTGTCCAGTCTATTCATGAGTATCGTTGTTCCAATGCAG GCACCATCTTCACTACGCGATCGGACACATGCCCTGACACTGGAAGTGTACGCCTTCGCTGA
- the LOC112555418 gene encoding uncharacterized protein LOC112555418 isoform X2: MLTTSLVALALLLNLGVAQNTNIPTCTNTPDPVQRRVWECPPRAVCADEWLVVRDWQNGTMCRERRVMNNCQCPTDHTCPVGNSAHLLHVNAKHRQYLCEPKCNIDMCGSANRRNAEEMVQQSDGPTFYRINCRCPGHNYPLESVPGELRRATRFFRIRFHFQGTGPVQSIHEYRCSNAGTIFTTRSDTCPDTGSVRLR, encoded by the exons ATGCTGACTACAAGTCTAGTGGCTCTGGCGCTCCTTCTCAACTTAGGGGTGGCCCAGAACACAAACATACCCACTTGTACTAATACACCCGATCCCGTTCAG AGGCGTGTGTGGGAGTGTCCACCTCGTGCTGTGTGTGCGGACGAGTGGCTGGTCGTGAGGGACTGGCAGAACGGTACAATGTGTCGCGAGCGCCGTGTGATGAACAACTGCCAGTGTCCAACTGACCACACGTGTCCTGTCGGCAACTCAGCTCACCTTCTCCACGTCAACGCCAAGCACAG ACAGTATTTGTGTGAACCTAAATGCAATATAGACATGTGCGGATCAGCCAATCGCAGAAATGCAGAGGAGATGGTGCAGCAGTCGGATGGCCCGACCTTCTACCGT ATCAACTGTCGCTGTCCGGGCCATAACTATCCACTGGAATCTGTGCCCGGTGAGCTTCGGCGTGCCACGCGGTTCTTTCGCATTCGCTTCCATTTTCAAGGAACGGGACCTGTCCAGTCTATTCATGAGTATCGTTGTTCCAATGCAG GCACCATCTTCACTACGCGATCGGACACATGCCCTGACACTGGAAGTGTACGCCTTCGCTGA